From a single Methylacidiphilum kamchatkense Kam1 genomic region:
- a CDS encoding AlbA family DNA-binding domain-containing protein → MAIRKPENLVELLQNPPHESFNLEYRSWMCLEEIEGKAKILKTLIALRNAGGGLLIIGFDNDATPLRFPYNGNVQEVYHPDNLQELVSKYADPRFFRKLRCNLRTSKVSLCFGKLWGA, encoded by the coding sequence ATGGCCATCAGGAAACCTGAGAATTTAGTTGAGCTTTTACAAAACCCGCCCCACGAAAGCTTCAATCTTGAGTATAGAAGCTGGATGTGCCTCGAAGAAATTGAAGGAAAGGCTAAGATCCTAAAAACACTCATTGCCCTTCGCAATGCCGGCGGAGGGCTTTTAATCATCGGTTTTGACAACGATGCAACTCCTCTTCGTTTCCCATATAACGGAAACGTTCAAGAGGTGTACCACCCAGACAATCTCCAAGAGCTCGTTTCGAAATACGCTGACCCCCGCTTCTTCCGGAAGCTTCGTTGCAATTTAAGAACGAGCAAGGTTAGCCTCTGCTTTGGCAAGCTTTGGGGGGCCTGA
- a CDS encoding alpha/beta hydrolase → MKRRAGVIGRTGLFKVIKELGEDSGQLRLHLVGHSMGAIVYTLACKKLAEAGSDFKPASLTLLQGAFTHYGFGKDVNVKGITDGPYRVVVETDAVAGSIAVTFSKYDEALHVLYAIAQRLARDIVRPFFIGDRDDPYGAIGANGAQKTPEAEEIALDTSPKVYTFAKGSVYNLNGKEAIQNHGDVTNEAIAAVLLSAAESC, encoded by the coding sequence ATGAAAAGGAGGGCCGGGGTCATAGGAAGAACCGGGCTTTTTAAGGTGATAAAAGAACTGGGAGAAGATTCCGGCCAACTGCGCCTGCATCTGGTAGGACACAGCATGGGGGCCATTGTCTACACTTTAGCCTGTAAGAAGCTCGCCGAGGCAGGCTCCGACTTTAAGCCCGCAAGCCTTACCCTTCTCCAGGGCGCTTTTACCCACTACGGCTTTGGAAAAGATGTCAATGTAAAAGGGATCACCGACGGCCCGTACCGAGTGGTCGTGGAAACGGATGCAGTTGCCGGTTCGATTGCTGTAACCTTTAGCAAATATGATGAAGCCCTCCACGTCCTCTACGCGATCGCACAGCGACTGGCCAGAGACATCGTTCGACCTTTTTTTATCGGCGATAGGGATGACCCCTACGGAGCCATCGGGGCCAACGGCGCCCAAAAGACCCCGGAGGCAGAGGAAATCGCTTTAGACACTAGCCCTAAGGTCTACACCTTTGCCAAAGGGAGCGTCTACAACCTAAACGGAAAGGAAGCGATTCAGAACCACGGAGATGTTACAAATGAGGCGATTGCCGCGGTGCTACTCTCCGCTGCCGAATCTTGCTAA
- a CDS encoding SOS response-associated peptidase, with protein sequence MCGRFSLKASPRVIQSIFKVEEVPDFLPRYNIAPPGPILVIRQGVEKREALFMRWGLIPHWAKEAKTDWRTINARAETVQSKPTFRDSFRRRRCLIPADGFYEWQKDEKNRKIPWYITLPSVEVFGFAGLWDRWEKDGKLIESTTIIVTEACPELKKIHERMPVIIDSLHYDRWLGIEEGSKLQEYLDLLKPWNGKIAFWRVSVAVNRADAEGEELIKEIPTPP encoded by the coding sequence ATGTGCGGCCGCTTTTCCCTCAAAGCTTCTCCAAGAGTAATCCAGTCTATTTTTAAGGTAGAAGAGGTTCCCGATTTTCTTCCTCGCTACAATATCGCTCCTCCTGGCCCTATTCTAGTAATAAGACAGGGAGTAGAGAAAAGAGAAGCCCTTTTTATGCGCTGGGGACTCATCCCTCATTGGGCTAAAGAAGCAAAGACCGATTGGCGTACCATTAATGCAAGAGCTGAAACGGTGCAGTCCAAACCAACTTTCAGAGACAGTTTCCGCAGAAGAAGATGCTTGATCCCTGCAGATGGGTTTTATGAATGGCAAAAAGATGAGAAGAATAGAAAAATTCCGTGGTACATTACCCTGCCTTCTGTTGAAGTCTTTGGGTTTGCCGGGCTGTGGGACCGGTGGGAAAAGGATGGTAAGCTAATCGAATCTACTACGATTATCGTTACCGAAGCTTGTCCAGAATTGAAGAAAATACATGAGCGGATGCCCGTGATTATTGATTCTCTCCATTATGACCGGTGGCTTGGAATTGAAGAGGGTAGCAAACTGCAAGAGTATCTTGATCTACTCAAGCCGTGGAATGGCAAAATCGCTTTCTGGAGAGTAAGCGTAGCAGTCAATCGAGCTGATGCAGAAGGAGAAGAATTGATCAAAGAAATCCCTACACCTCCATAA
- a CDS encoding sulfotransferase family protein has product MPNLVIVIGMHRSGSSALMRALSYLGVELGEELLEARPDNPRGFWEDKELLAINELLLQASGLRWDSCQHPKVDVFRPEVRRLWERAIESFRGKLSCGDSFGMKDPRMIRLLEFWHSVFQELGVSPSYVLSLRDPLSVAESLFRRNGFSQAKSFCLWLSHYLLPWGWYAPFLKVVVSYDQLMSQPGVELERVAGRLGLRVEPGVVERIKEEFLDPALRHACYSEERLRDQLSGFNFLYTVWEAFEDLAYGGQEEEAKAKIEKLSRGSFSLNELFGFVDQYEKLVEHLYNVLYSVPSEKHSQSTMDDELPKCVFKQLTKFYPKLSLLILKNKVSKLKSRNTKRD; this is encoded by the coding sequence ATGCCAAATTTAGTAATAGTCATTGGGATGCATCGTTCAGGCAGCAGTGCATTGATGCGGGCTTTGAGTTATTTAGGGGTGGAATTAGGCGAAGAGCTGCTGGAGGCCAGGCCGGATAATCCGAGGGGTTTTTGGGAAGACAAGGAACTCCTAGCGATCAACGAGTTATTGCTTCAGGCCAGTGGGCTGCGTTGGGACAGCTGTCAGCATCCCAAGGTGGATGTATTCAGGCCGGAGGTGAGGCGGCTTTGGGAGAGGGCGATAGAGAGTTTCAGAGGGAAGTTGAGCTGTGGGGATAGTTTTGGGATGAAAGACCCGAGGATGATTCGGCTGTTGGAATTTTGGCATAGTGTTTTTCAGGAGCTTGGAGTCAGTCCTAGTTACGTACTGTCTCTGCGGGATCCGTTATCGGTAGCGGAATCGTTGTTTAGGCGGAATGGGTTTTCGCAGGCAAAATCGTTTTGTTTGTGGCTCTCCCATTATCTTTTGCCATGGGGATGGTATGCACCGTTTTTGAAAGTTGTGGTGAGTTATGACCAGTTGATGAGTCAACCAGGGGTGGAATTAGAACGGGTGGCTGGAAGGCTGGGTTTAAGGGTAGAGCCTGGGGTTGTGGAGAGGATAAAGGAAGAGTTTTTGGATCCGGCTCTGAGGCATGCGTGTTATTCGGAGGAGCGGCTAAGGGATCAGCTGAGTGGGTTTAATTTTTTGTATACGGTATGGGAAGCATTTGAGGATTTGGCGTATGGAGGGCAGGAAGAAGAAGCCAAGGCAAAGATTGAGAAGCTTTCTAGAGGGAGTTTTTCCTTGAATGAGCTCTTTGGTTTTGTGGACCAATACGAAAAGCTCGTAGAGCATCTTTACAATGTCCTTTACTCTGTTCCCAGTGAAAAGCACAGTCAAAGCACGATGGATGATGAATTGCCGAAGTGTGTTTTTAAGCAACTTACTAAGTTTTACCCAAAGCTAAGCCTATTGATTCTAAAAAATAAGGTATCTAAGTTAAAATCTAGAAACACAAAAAGAGACTAA
- a CDS encoding peptidylprolyl isomerase — MKSIKFWTCISFLFLSLGVCRSFNQALSSATDDQLLAIVNGVEIRKSYVLNELKKVGILNPDSQAIQNALATIVQQELLYQEARRLELEKTYEVQKAQDELNRKVLTELVVQKKVHSRTPTESELKERYLQLLKTLPKVEYKIRHIVLPTRRKAFEIMERLRKGENFSLVACESLEKQTADRGGELGWQNSLTLVLSALSLVEKLKPGEVGGPILSSLGWEVIQLLAIRPFRVPSFEEVKPQLIQQIQQEDLKRYVQELVAAGNVQIFPISVSTTSQ, encoded by the coding sequence ATGAAAAGCATAAAATTCTGGACTTGTATTTCTTTTCTTTTCCTTAGCCTGGGGGTATGTCGCAGCTTTAATCAAGCCCTCTCTTCTGCCACAGACGACCAACTTTTGGCGATAGTCAATGGAGTGGAAATCAGAAAATCTTATGTTCTTAATGAACTCAAAAAGGTAGGGATCCTAAATCCGGACAGCCAGGCAATCCAGAATGCCCTGGCAACGATTGTCCAGCAGGAATTGCTTTATCAAGAAGCCCGCAGGCTTGAACTTGAAAAAACCTACGAAGTCCAAAAAGCCCAAGATGAGCTAAACCGCAAAGTACTGACCGAACTGGTAGTCCAAAAAAAGGTCCATTCAAGGACTCCCACCGAAAGTGAACTCAAAGAGCGTTACCTCCAACTCCTAAAAACGCTGCCCAAAGTCGAATATAAAATCAGGCATATTGTGTTGCCGACTCGCAGGAAAGCTTTTGAAATAATGGAACGGTTGCGGAAAGGAGAAAACTTTTCTTTGGTCGCTTGCGAATCTCTTGAAAAACAAACGGCCGACAGGGGCGGGGAACTGGGTTGGCAGAATAGCTTAACGCTTGTGCTTTCGGCTTTGTCTTTAGTCGAAAAGCTGAAGCCTGGAGAAGTCGGTGGACCGATTCTTTCTTCTTTAGGCTGGGAAGTCATCCAGCTCTTAGCCATTCGACCTTTCCGAGTGCCCTCTTTCGAGGAGGTCAAGCCTCAGCTCATCCAACAGATCCAACAGGAAGACCTCAAGCGGTATGTCCAGGAACTTGTTGCTGCAGGCAACGTTCAGATTTTCCCCATTTCTGTTTCCACCACTTCACAATAG
- a CDS encoding tetratricopeptide repeat protein — protein MKPITVLPLSFFLPLFLFSSLALSQNPKTSQVTKASQSKAAALSSPSSSKEDLSKLLINRSKLLIEEKKYKDVFPLLRKAQSLDSKNGQIYRLFGQCYTLQRNRRKALLAYKKAVAVDPTDPENWMALGLEEEHLSKHKEALEAFKEALLLKPTAQGWLHLGVAYMNLGRFNEALYPLQKAASLDHGLIEAWHNLGLCYEKLGKKEAAHTAFSKAYLLNPTNTILQQNLSRITAKASVNQKKP, from the coding sequence ATGAAACCAATCACCGTTCTTCCTTTGTCTTTTTTTCTCCCTTTATTTCTCTTTTCTTCTTTAGCTCTAAGCCAAAACCCAAAGACCTCTCAAGTAACCAAGGCTTCCCAAAGCAAAGCGGCCGCTCTTTCTTCTCCTTCTTCCTCCAAAGAGGATCTTTCGAAACTTCTGATTAACAGATCTAAGCTTTTAATAGAAGAAAAAAAATACAAAGACGTTTTCCCTCTATTACGAAAAGCTCAAAGCCTCGATTCTAAAAACGGGCAAATCTACCGGCTCTTCGGCCAATGCTACACCCTCCAGAGAAACCGTAGAAAAGCCTTATTAGCTTACAAAAAAGCGGTAGCCGTCGATCCTACGGATCCAGAAAACTGGATGGCTCTGGGTCTAGAAGAAGAACACCTTTCTAAGCATAAGGAAGCTCTAGAAGCTTTTAAAGAAGCGCTTCTGCTTAAGCCCACAGCACAGGGTTGGCTGCATCTGGGCGTTGCTTATATGAATCTAGGAAGGTTTAACGAAGCTTTGTATCCCTTGCAGAAAGCCGCATCCTTAGATCATGGTCTTATCGAAGCCTGGCATAATCTTGGACTTTGCTATGAAAAACTGGGCAAAAAAGAGGCCGCTCATACGGCCTTTAGCAAAGCCTATCTTTTAAACCCTACGAATACAATCCTCCAACAAAACCTTTCAAGGATTACAGCAAAAGCTTCAGTTAACCAAAAAAAACCATAA
- a CDS encoding ShlB/FhaC/HecB family protein, with translation MKGKAVFFLFVLCLHWLCLSAIAQKESSSENTTSSTTEFPPLPSNQEQEPSSRTYSQEVQSAEAAPFSLPKENVSVKPLKSQQQKSRPIVVLSNGYTYIVTGNTVLSKHSIQKALRLATGPEDAVNKLKLLYQQKGYFLVTVRSVAIDKEIELEVIEGMITTIHAPKPLDLFYYGLKNRRSVQTSDVIRDNINAEKYANRQQEQPKVNFEPGKDFATSEMFVEEQPVQTFSPNVLDEAKPWDTSVMFGNYGTRFVSRYLTDLYVGYRPGYGLQITGDLSYGLTGFDAYSNGGLYYAGTFGLSWASPLGLYGVTYRQMHFQEGPNSLGLFNIPGMTPELATLLASGSTGDLRYWQVYGQQIAYASESIRWTFDEYLSLTNFQDYFIFQHLYAQDYNEFQIGSSFSQNFNAFGRPARWDAGIHYVHAFSHGGFQVLNQTVTTPGAPFPYFTYFKANLDYVQTLPKGMSFMVSGYGQLSENTLPIMDMWILGGWAIFRLGILQYFLEIRDLSVGPCFIHRPGKSGALRLMLRAIRR, from the coding sequence ATGAAAGGTAAAGCGGTTTTTTTTCTTTTTGTCTTATGCTTGCATTGGCTCTGCCTTAGCGCGATTGCCCAGAAAGAGTCTTCTTCAGAAAACACCACTTCCTCCACTACGGAATTCCCCCCGTTGCCTTCTAACCAAGAACAAGAACCTTCCTCTAGGACTTATTCTCAAGAGGTTCAGTCAGCAGAAGCTGCTCCTTTTAGCCTTCCAAAAGAGAATGTAAGCGTCAAGCCTTTAAAATCCCAACAGCAGAAAAGCCGGCCGATCGTCGTCCTTTCTAATGGCTACACCTACATTGTAACAGGCAATACGGTGCTTTCTAAACATTCGATTCAAAAAGCGCTTCGATTAGCTACTGGCCCAGAGGATGCGGTGAACAAGTTGAAACTGCTCTACCAACAAAAAGGCTATTTTCTAGTGACTGTGCGCAGCGTGGCTATTGATAAAGAAATTGAACTGGAAGTCATTGAAGGAATGATCACAACCATCCATGCTCCTAAGCCGTTGGACCTGTTTTATTATGGCCTTAAAAACCGGCGAAGTGTCCAGACTAGCGATGTGATTCGGGATAACATCAATGCGGAGAAGTATGCGAACCGCCAACAGGAACAGCCTAAAGTGAATTTTGAACCGGGTAAGGATTTTGCTACCAGCGAAATGTTTGTTGAAGAGCAGCCGGTGCAAACTTTTAGCCCTAACGTTCTTGACGAAGCAAAGCCGTGGGATACCTCCGTGATGTTCGGAAATTATGGGACGAGGTTTGTTTCTAGATACCTGACTGATCTTTACGTTGGGTATCGGCCGGGCTATGGGCTTCAGATTACTGGGGATCTATCCTATGGATTGACTGGGTTTGATGCCTACAGTAATGGAGGACTTTATTATGCGGGCACCTTTGGTCTTTCCTGGGCTTCTCCGTTGGGGCTTTATGGAGTGACTTATCGGCAGATGCATTTTCAGGAAGGGCCCAATTCGCTTGGACTATTCAATATCCCAGGAATGACTCCAGAACTGGCAACACTCCTTGCTTCAGGGAGTACTGGGGATCTGCGTTATTGGCAGGTTTATGGGCAGCAGATCGCTTATGCTAGTGAATCGATCCGTTGGACGTTTGATGAGTATCTTTCTTTGACTAATTTCCAGGATTATTTTATTTTCCAACACCTTTATGCTCAAGACTACAATGAATTTCAGATCGGCAGTTCGTTCAGCCAGAATTTTAACGCCTTTGGTAGGCCTGCTCGGTGGGATGCGGGTATCCATTACGTTCATGCCTTTTCGCATGGAGGGTTTCAGGTGTTGAATCAAACGGTTACTACTCCAGGGGCGCCTTTCCCCTATTTTACCTATTTTAAGGCGAACTTGGATTACGTTCAAACTTTGCCCAAGGGGATGAGTTTTATGGTTTCGGGCTATGGGCAGCTTTCCGAGAATACCCTACCGATTATGGACATGTGGATCTTGGGGGGATGGGCAATCTTTCGGCTTGGTATCCTGCAGTACTTTTTGGAGATACGGGATTTATCGGTCGGACCGTGCTTTATTCACCGACCTGGAAAGTCTGGGGCTTTACGATTAATGCTTCGGGCTATTCGGAGATAG
- a CDS encoding filamentous hemagglutinin N-terminal domain-containing protein, whose translation MNRKFLRKLYKAILILAAGLWLSLGQKGWAIIPTIPSTALPGNGSVVAGSVTSYTGGTLTVSGNTAILWGNGTLNNLPQGGSVPGFNIGSSATLTITASSFSPVLNVDVTGNPSQILGTLTASANTPVFVANGSGIIVGSSATINAVGGIGLLGYDLSSTASTFAGTVSVGSTTTGSFVNIQSGASISSGASILVAAPQVNVGIAHPGSISYVNNFFVLSGYSFTSFDGTALLGQSPIAESSGSITISGPSSGTFSFVIGDFVESSGSITTSGNLILPGGKNTQWGTGNGINLASGVLTNNGTLEFTGSSLTGGVVTGSLVNNGTILANGADLYISVGGSITNNSGATITGITSTGNFNVTLNAGVHGSPGNGIGGGLTTWEQSAGLIVLHSVLPM comes from the coding sequence GTGAATAGAAAGTTCTTAAGGAAACTCTACAAGGCGATTTTGATTTTAGCTGCAGGCCTATGGTTAAGCCTGGGGCAGAAGGGTTGGGCGATCATTCCAACGATTCCATCAACTGCATTGCCGGGAAATGGGAGTGTTGTGGCTGGCTCAGTGACAAGTTATACAGGTGGTACTTTAACAGTTAGTGGGAATACGGCTATCTTATGGGGAAATGGTACTTTAAATAATCTACCACAAGGTGGAAGTGTGCCTGGTTTTAATATTGGTTCTAGTGCCACTTTAACTATAACTGCTAGCTCATTTTCTCCGGTTTTAAATGTGGATGTTACTGGGAATCCTTCCCAAATCCTGGGGACATTAACTGCTTCTGCTAACACCCCGGTCTTTGTGGCTAATGGCAGTGGGATTATTGTTGGTTCGAGTGCAACCATAAATGCAGTAGGAGGTATTGGGCTTTTGGGGTATGATCTTTCTAGTACAGCTTCAACTTTTGCTGGGACGGTGAGTGTGGGGTCAACAACGACGGGTTCTTTTGTTAATATTCAGTCTGGGGCATCTATTAGTTCGGGGGCTTCCATTCTTGTAGCAGCGCCTCAGGTGAATGTTGGGATTGCGCATCCTGGGTCTATAAGTTATGTTAACAATTTTTTTGTGCTTTCAGGATATTCCTTTACTTCTTTTGATGGAACTGCATTATTAGGGCAAAGTCCGATTGCTGAAAGCAGTGGGTCGATTACGATTAGTGGACCGAGCAGTGGTACTTTTAGTTTTGTAATTGGGGATTTCGTTGAGTCTTCCGGGAGTATCACGACAAGTGGGAATCTCATACTTCCTGGTGGAAAAAATACACAATGGGGGACAGGGAATGGTATTAATCTCGCATCGGGAGTGTTAACCAATAATGGGACTCTTGAGTTTACAGGTTCTTCTCTAACTGGTGGAGTGGTTACAGGGTCGCTGGTGAATAATGGGACTATTTTGGCCAATGGAGCTGATTTGTATATTTCTGTTGGTGGGAGCATTACCAATAATTCAGGGGCGACTATAACAGGTATAACTAGTACTGGTAACTTTAATGTGACCTTAAACGCAGGAGTGCATGGATCTCCGGGCAATGGGATAGGAGGGGGATTAACAACATGGGAACAATCAGCGGGTTTGATAGTGTTGCACTCAGTGCTTCCAATGTGA
- a CDS encoding beta strand repeat-containing protein: MNRKFLRKLYKAILILAAGLWLSLGQKGWAIIPTIPSTALPGNGNVVAGSVTSYTGGTLTVSGNTAILWGNGTLNNLPQGGSVPGFNIGSGATLTITASSISPVLNVDVTGNPSQILGTLNASLNTLVFVANGSGIIVGSHASITAPAGIGLLGYGLSGQASSFTGTVSVGSTTTGSFVTIQSGATINTSALSGASILVAAPQVNIGIATSGSITPNVFGVFDVLSGYQFTGYTPFTGLFATGPSPIAGSAGSITISGPSSGAAFGFTSGDFVFSSGSITTNGNLILPGGTNTQWGTGNGINLASGVLTNNGTLEFTASSLTGGADTGSLVNNGTILAPGGNLYISVGGSITNNPGATITDITSTGNFNVTLNAGVLGLPGNGIGGGINNMGTISGFNNVILLASNVNNLGPYPLGSISNTGTINITDAHGVSAGSLLDIASRTGSVYLNGVVNIADPKGWHPLSLLQG, from the coding sequence GTGAATAGAAAGTTCTTAAGGAAACTCTACAAGGCGATTTTGATTTTAGCTGCAGGCCTATGGTTAAGCCTGGGGCAAAAGGGTTGGGCGATAATTCCAACGATTCCATCAACTGCATTGCCGGGAAATGGGAATGTTGTGGCTGGCTCAGTGACAAGTTATACAGGTGGTACTTTAACAGTTAGTGGGAATACGGCTATCTTATGGGGAAATGGTACTTTAAATAATCTACCACAAGGTGGAAGTGTGCCTGGTTTTAATATTGGTTCTGGTGCCACTTTAACTATAACTGCTAGCTCAATTTCTCCGGTTTTAAATGTGGATGTTACTGGGAATCCTTCCCAAATCCTGGGGACATTAAATGCTTCTTTAAACACCCTGGTCTTTGTGGCTAATGGCAGTGGGATTATTGTCGGTTCACATGCATCGATAACTGCCCCAGCAGGTATAGGGCTTTTGGGGTATGGTCTTTCTGGTCAAGCTTCAAGTTTTACTGGAACGGTGAGTGTGGGGTCAACAACGACGGGTTCTTTTGTCACTATCCAGTCTGGGGCAACTATAAATACTTCGGCTTTGTCTGGGGCTTCTATTCTGGTAGCAGCGCCTCAGGTGAATATTGGGATTGCTACTAGTGGATCTATAACTCCAAATGTATTTGGAGTTTTCGATGTGCTTTCAGGCTATCAATTTACTGGATATACCCCATTTACAGGGCTTTTTGCTACGGGTCCCTCACCGATTGCTGGCAGCGCTGGGTCGATTACGATTAGTGGGCCCAGTAGTGGTGCTGCGTTTGGCTTTACAAGTGGGGATTTTGTTTTTTCCTCTGGTAGTATTACAACAAACGGCAATCTCATACTTCCTGGTGGAACAAATACACAATGGGGGACAGGGAATGGTATTAATCTCGCATCGGGAGTGTTAACCAATAATGGGACTCTTGAGTTTACAGCTTCTTCTCTAACTGGTGGAGCGGATACAGGGTCGCTGGTGAATAATGGGACTATTTTGGCCCCTGGAGGTAATTTGTATATTTCAGTTGGTGGGAGCATTACCAATAATCCAGGGGCGACTATAACAGATATAACTAGTACTGGTAACTTTAATGTGACCTTAAACGCAGGAGTGCTTGGACTTCCGGGCAATGGGATAGGAGGGGGGATTAACAACATGGGGACGATTAGTGGGTTTAACAATGTTATACTGCTTGCTTCTAATGTGAATAATTTAGGGCCATATCCTTTGGGGAGTATTTCGAATACTGGAACGATTAATATTACCGATGCTCATGGAGTGAGTGCAGGATCACTTTTGGATATCGCAAGTAGGACTGGTTCCGTATATTTAAATGGGGTTGTAAATATAGCTGATCCTAAGGGGTGGCATCCGCTGAGTTTGCTACAAGGCTGA
- a CDS encoding autotransporter outer membrane beta-barrel domain-containing protein, producing the protein MTLNAGVLGLPGNGIGGGINNMGTISGFNNVILLASNVNNLGPYPLGSISNTGTINITDAHGVSAGSLLDIASRTGSVYLNGVVNIADPKGVASAEFATRLSGGNFVMNANVTAVNASYDVGNLTGSGVLTASRVLLDITGNVRNVVSSTNPLLNGFTIANGPFGSTAITINADGNAPQIINLHVNGNAVINSGDTSTFVNSVSLPAKGLTNAVPNAGGNLLVNATGNLTVNPGIAAHHDLSRDILGLSAFVFPGGVALKAGGVMTVNASIDNGYTAVAGPNFQGVFLSAPSIFVNGPFVTDGNTIVHASGPISAAVYVASPVSPFFPSVYTAVLSSTNGPVVSAFPWQQ; encoded by the coding sequence GTGACCTTAAACGCAGGAGTGCTTGGACTTCCGGGCAATGGGATAGGAGGGGGGATTAACAACATGGGGACGATTAGTGGGTTTAACAATGTTATACTGCTTGCTTCTAATGTGAATAATTTAGGGCCATATCCTTTGGGGAGTATTTCGAATACTGGAACGATTAATATTACCGATGCTCATGGAGTGAGTGCAGGATCACTTTTGGATATCGCAAGTAGGACTGGTTCCGTATATTTAAATGGGGTTGTAAATATAGCTGATCCTAAGGGGGTGGCATCCGCTGAGTTTGCTACAAGGCTGAGTGGTGGAAATTTCGTTATGAATGCTAACGTAACGGCAGTCAATGCCTCTTATGATGTGGGCAATCTGACGGGTTCTGGGGTATTGACGGCTAGTAGAGTTCTTTTAGATATAACAGGAAACGTACGGAACGTGGTCAGTTCAACCAATCCGCTTCTTAACGGCTTTACCATTGCTAATGGGCCATTTGGTTCCACTGCGATTACGATCAATGCCGATGGGAATGCTCCGCAGATTATTAATCTGCATGTGAATGGGAATGCGGTGATTAATTCAGGAGATACCAGTACGTTTGTTAATTCAGTATCTCTTCCTGCCAAAGGTTTAACGAATGCGGTGCCCAATGCTGGGGGGAATCTGCTCGTCAATGCTACTGGCAATCTGACGGTAAATCCTGGAATTGCTGCCCATCATGACTTGAGCCGTGATATTTTAGGGTTGTCTGCGTTTGTGTTTCCGGGAGGGGTAGCGTTAAAGGCTGGAGGAGTCATGACGGTGAATGCTTCGATTGACAATGGGTATACGGCGGTTGCTGGGCCAAACTTCCAGGGGGTGTTTTTATCAGCACCATCGATATTCGTAAATGGGCCATTTGTGACGGATGGCAATACGATTGTGCATGCTAGTGGGCCAATCAGTGCAGCGGTGTATGTGGCATCACCGGTTTCGCCATTTTTCCCAAGTGTTTACACGGCGGTGTTAAGTTCGACAAACGGGCCGGTGGTTAGCGCCTTTCCATGGCAGCAATAG